A segment of the Buchnera aphidicola (Ceratoglyphina bambusae) genome:
TGGAAATATTATATGCAAGAATAAAGAATCAAGAAGAAAAAAAAAATCAAGAAAGAAAATCTAACATAAGAAAGAGTTTGTTAGGAAGTGGAGAAAGATCTGATAGAAATAGAACATATAATTTTTCTCAAAATAGAATTACAGATCACAGAATAGATTTAAGTTTATATTGCTTAGATAAAGTATTAAATGGAGATCTAGATTTAATTATTAAGCCTGTTTTAAAAGAATACAAAAAAAAAATGTTTTTAAAATTAAATATAAAAGATATATAAAAATTTTAAATGTATAAAATATATAAAAATAAATTTTGTTTAATATGTAGTAATAAAAACATTATTATATTTTAAATATTTTTTTTTAAATAATTTTTTTATTAATTTATATATAAAATTTATTATTTTTTTTATGTAAATACTAAAAATTTTTTATTAACAAACTTTTAATTTAGTTTATATTGTTTTTTAATAGTTTTAATTAATTTTAAAAATAAGTTTTAAAAAAACATATAACTTTTTGTTAAAATTTTAAATTAAAAAATTTATAAACATTATATAAAATAGTTTTTAATATTATTAAATTTTTTTTATATTTGATATATAAAATTTAATTTTTCAAATGTTTTATTATATAAATTTTTTGATATAAAAATAATAAAATTTAATTATAATAAAAAATTAAAATTAAATTTAAAAAAAAATAAAATTTATAAAATATTTTTTTTATAGAAATGTAACTTTTAATTAAAAAAAAATTTTAATATGACATTAAACAAATATTTTTTTTCATTTTTTTTTAAAAAAAAAATATATATATAAAAATTTTAATATTTTTTTTAATTTAATATAAAAATTATATTTAATAATATAAAATATATGAAATAAAATTATTAAAAATATTATTTTTAGAATTTTACTTTTGGCAAAAATATAATTAATAAATTTTTTAAATTATATATTTTATATATATTTTTTTAATTTATGTTTTATATAGTTGTTAATATTTTAATAAATAATTAAATTATAACAGTTATTTAAAAACTTGGTTAAGGTATTTAATATATGAAAAATTTAATTTTAGTTTTAAATTGTGGCAGCTCTTCTGTGAAATTTTCTATTATAGATCCTATAAATGAAAAAAAATTTTTAGAAGGAGAAGTAAGTTCATTAAATTTGCCTATTTCTTATATAAAATGCATAACAAAGCATAAAAATTTTTATGAAAAAAAAAATTATAAGATGTCACATAAAGATGCTATAAATTTTATTATAAAAAAAATTTTATTAAAATATAATAAAAAACTTTTTTCAAGTGTAATAGGTATAGGGCATAGAGTTGTTAATGGAGGTGATAAATTTAAGAAATCTGTCATTATAAATAATTCAGTATTGAAACATTTAGAAGAGTTAATTTCTTTGGCTCCTATTCATAATCCACTTAATTTAATAGGAATAAAGCAAATATTAAAATATTTTCCAAATTTATATAAAAAAAATGTAGCAGTATTTGACACTAGTTTTCATAGCAGTTTACCAAAAAGAGCGTATTTATATGCAATACCAAATAAATTTTTTTATAAACATAAAATTAGAAAGTATGGCGCCCATGGAATTAGTTGTACATATATATTAAAAAAATTTTCTAAAATAACAAAAAAAAAGTTAAGTGAATTAAATGTTATAATTTGTCATCTTGGTAGTGGATCTTCAGTATCTGTAATAAAAAACGGTTTTTGCATAGACACATCTATGGGTTTTACTCCATTAGAAGGTTTAGTAATGGGGACTAGATCTGGTGATATAGATCCATCTATAATATTTTATATGAACGAAGAATTGAAATTAGAAATTAAACAAATAAAAGAAATATTAAATAATAAGTCTGGAATAATTGGATTAAATGAAAAAAGTAGTGATTTTAGATATTCTGAAAAAAAATATTTTATTTCTAAAAGATCTAAAATTTCAATAGATATATTTTGTTATAGATTAGTTAAATATATTAGTTCATATTTTTTCTTAATAAATAAAAATATAGATGCTTTAATTTTTACAGGCGGTATAGGAGAAAATTCTAAATTAATGAGAGAAATTACTATTAGTAAATTAAATTCTTTAAACTTTTTTGTTGACAAAAATAAAAATGACATTTATTGTAAAGATTTTTCTTTTATAAATAAGGAAAATTCTATACCTATATTAGTTATTAAAACTAATGAAGAAATAATAATAGCTAAAGATACTTTTGATTTGATTTAGTTTAAATAAAATTTTAATATTATATTATTTATATTTAAAATAAAATAATAAAATTATAGGTGTTATTTTGTCTAGATCAATAATTTTTATTCCTATAGGAAATAATGTTCATTTAACTGATATTATATATAACTTTTTTAGTTTTGTTACTAAAAAAAAATTTAGTTCATTTTTTTTTAAAATACTTCATGAAAAAACTAAAAATAATTTTTTAGATGATACAACTAATTTTTTTTTAAAGAAAAAAATAAATAACTTTATAAATCCAACTTTAATAAAAAATTTAGAAATGTTAGAAAATGATTCAGAATATAGTTTTTTATTAGAAAAATCTATAAAAAAATATAGTTCAATTAAAAATTTAGCAGATATAATATTAATAGAAGGAATAAATACTAAAAAAAATAGTTTGATTGAGAGAAGTTTTAACATAAATTTTGCTAAAAGCATAAATGCTAAAATTATATTTATTTCTAATTTTAATAAAATTTTTAATGGTATTAATTTTGATATTATGAATAAAATTGTTTTAAAAGATTTTTCTTATTCAAAAGAATCTATATTAGGGGTGATAATAAATAAGTATAATAAAAAAAAAGATATAATTAATTCATTTAGATCTAAATTTTGCATAGATAATAAATATGATAAAAAAATTGAATATATAAAAGAAATAAAAAAAAAATATAACTTACATGTCTTATTCAACTTATTAGGTATTTTTATATATAAAATAAAATCAAAAAGAATTTGTGTTTCAAAAATTTTGAAATATTTAAATTTAAAATATTTATATGACAAAAAAACATTTTTAAGAAAAATAAAATTTTTTATCTTTAATAATATAAATATTAAACGCTCAAAAAAATTTTATAAATATCATTTTTTCATAATAGATGTTAATGATAAAAATACTTTAAAAGATTTTTTTTTTATTGTTAACAACAATTATAAAATAGGATCAGTATTATTTATTTGTAATAATAAAAATACGAGAAAATTAACTTATTTATTTTTAGATTTTTATAAAAAGAAAATTCCAATATTTGTTACTAAAAAAAGTTTGATAGAATTAATTGAAAAAATTAAATGTTGTACTTATTTTAAAAATATAATTTTTTCTAATAAAAATAATTTATTTAAAAAAAATGTATTTAATTTTAATATAAATAAATTTATAAAATTAATTTTCAATAAAATTAAAAATAAATTTTTAACATCTTTTTTTTTCAAATATAATTTAAAAGAAAAAGCTAAATCATTAGATCATAAAATTATATTTCCTGAAGGTTATGAACCTAGAATTTTAAAAGCAGTCTCCTTATGTTCTGAAAAAAAAATAGCAAATTGTATTTTATTAGGTGATCCTAATATAATAAAAAAAGTTTCAAAAAAAAATAACATAATTTTAGATAAAAACATACAAATTATAAATCCATATAAAATAAGAAATAACTATATAGATTTTTTTATAAAAAGTAGATTACCAAAACATTTAGATAAAAACTCAGCAAAAGAAATGCTAAAAGATAATTGTGTTTTAGCTACTTTAATGTTAAAAAATAATGAAATAGATTGTTTAATTTCAGGTTGTACTAATACTACAGCTAATACTATTAGACCTGCTTTTCAAATTATAAAAACAAAAAAAACATCTTCTTTAATATCATCATTTTTCTTTATGTTATTAAATGATAGGGTAATAATATATGCTGATTGTGCTATAAATCCTAATCCTAATTATGTTCAGTTAGCTGAAATTGCTATTGAAACAGCAAATTCTGCATTAAAATTTGGAATGTTACCAAGAATAGCTATGATATCTTATTCAACTAAATCATCTGGGTATGGGCCTTTAGTTGATAAAGTTAATGAAGCTACTTTACTTGTTAAAAAAAATAGACCTGATTTGTTAATAGATGGACCAGTACAATATGACGTAGCAATTAGCAGTAGTATATCTAAATTAAAAAAATATAATTCTGCAATAGCGGGAAAAGCTAATATATTTATATTTCCTGATTTAAATACTGGTAATTCTGTTTATAAAGCAGTTCAAAATGCTACTCAATCTACTTCTATAGGTCCTATATTACAAGGAATAAATAAACCTGTAAATGATTTATCTAGAGGAGCAACAGTAGAAGATATAGTTTATACAACAGCTGTAACTTCTATTCAATTTTTAAACAATTAGTATGAACCTTTTATAGAAATAAGAAAATTATTATATCTTATTTCTATAAAAAATATTATATATATTTTATATTAAAAAATATATATCAAAAAATATTTTATTTTTTAAACATTTTAAATATTATTAATATTAAATATTTTTTTATTATATATTTTTAATATTTATTCTTCGTCATATTTAAATTAATTTATTTCTAAAAATTTTTTATACATTTTTTTCAGAATAAGGAATAGTAACTTTTTGTATTGCAACTACTTTTGCTTTTTTATTAGTTCTAATTAATATTACTCCTTGCGTATTTCTGCTTAAAATACCTATTTCTGAAACTCTAGTTCTAACTAAAACTCCTGAATTAGTAATTATTATTATTTCATTTTTTTTAGTAACTTGTATAGAAGCTATTACTACTCCATTTTTTTTTGTAATTTTAGTAGAAATTATACCTCTAGTAGCTCTAGATTTTATTGGAAATTCTGAAATTTTTGTTCTTTTACCATATCCATTTTTTGTAACTGTTAGTATTTCTCCATTTTTTTTTGGAACAATTAAAGAAACAACCTTGTCTTTTTTGTTTATTTTTATTCCTCTTACTCCAGCAGCAGTTCTACCCATTTTTCTTACATGCTTTTCAGAAAAATGAACTACTTTTCCATGAGATGTAAATAACATTATAGTGTTTTGGCCATTAGTTAAAGAAACTCCTATTAATTCATCTCCTTTACTAAGATTTATAGCAATAATACCTGAATTTCTTTGCTTTTTAAATTTTGTTAACGTAGTTTTTTTTACTATTCCATTTGATGTAGCCATAAAAATATTTTTATTTTCACTATATTTTGATAATGGTAATATCGCTGTAATTCTTTCGTTAAAACTTAATGGTAATAAATTTATTATAGGTTTTCCTCTAGTATTTCTGCTGGAACTAGGCAATTGATATACTTTCATCCAATAAATTATACCTTTACTAGAAAAACATAATATTATGTCGTGAGTATTAGTGACTAACAAACATTCTATAAAATCTTTTTCTTTTATTTTTGCAGCTAATTTACCTTTCCCTCCTCTTTTTTGCGCATTATAATCAGATAAAGGTTGATATTTTACATATCCAGAATTTGATAAAGTTACTACAACATCTTTTTTTGTAATAATATCTTCTATATTTATTTTAGAAGCATTATGTTTTATTCTAGTTCTTCTTATATCACCAAAACAATTTTTAGTTTCTAACAATTCTTTTTTTATTACTTCAACTAATTTATTTTTATTATTTAATATGTTTATTAAATATTTTATTTTACTTAATATATTTTTATATTTTTCACAAATTTTTTTATTCTCTAAATTAGTAATTTTAGATAATTTTAGATTTAGTATTGCTTTAACTTGCTTTTTAGTAAGGGAATATTCTTCCTTCATTTCATTTTTTTTAACTATTTTACATTTTTTTAATAATTTATTTTTTTCTAAATACATATTATAAAAATTATTTTTGTGAAATTTCCATTTTTTTTTTATTAATATGTTTTTTATATATGATGTTTTGTTTGATTTTTTTATAATATTTATAATACAGTCGATGTTATTAACAGCTATTATAAATCCTTCTAATAAATGCGATTTTTTATTGTTTTTTTTTAACTCAAAAATACTTCTTCTAGTTACTATTTCTTTTCTATGATATAAAAAAGCATCTAAAATTTCTTTTAAAGACATTATTTTAGGTTTTCCATTATATAATGCTACCATGTTTATTCCAAAAGAAATTTGAAGTTTACTTAGTAAATATAATTTATTTAAAATAACTTCAGCTATTGCTTCTCGTTTTATTTCAATTACTATTCTCATTCCATCTTTATCAGATTCATCTCTTAAGGTACTTATTCCTTCTATCTTTTTCTCTTTTATTAATTCAGAAATTTTTTCTATTAATTTAGATTTATTAACTTGATAAGGTATTTCTTTAATTACTATAAACTCTTTTTTTGTTTTTTTATTTTTTTTAATAATACTTTTTGCTCTTATATATATTTTTCCTTTTCCTGTTTTATATGCTTTTTTAATTCCTTCTGATCCATATATTATACCTGCTGTAGGAAAATCGGGACCAGGTATTATCTTCATTAATTTTTTTAAAGATATTTTTTTATTATCTAAATATTTTAAACATCCATCTATTATTTCATTAAGATTATGTGGCGGTATATTTGTAGCCATACCTACTGCTATTCCTGAAGAACCATTTATTAGTAGGTTAGGTATTTTAGTTGGTAGAACTATTGGTATTTTTTCAGTATCATCATAGTTAGATATAAATTTAACAGTATCTTTGTTTAAATCATTTAAGAATTCATGAGATATTTTAGACATTTTTATTTCAGTATATCTCATAGCTGCCGCTGAATCTCCATCTATTGATCCAAAATTTCCTTGTCCTTTTATTAACATATATCTTAATGAAAATGGTTGTGCCATTCTAACTATAGCTTCGTATACAGCAGAATCTCCATGTGGATGATATTTTCCTATTACATCTCCAACTATTCTTGCAGATTTTTTGTATGGTTTATTATAAAAATTTTTTAAAATGTTCATAGCAAATAAAATTCTTCTATGTACTGGTTTTAATCCATCTCTTACATCTGGTAACGCTCTTCCAATTATTACTGACATTGCATAGTCTAAATATGAATTAGTAAGTTCTTTTTCTATATATACTTTTATTATATTTTTAGAAATATTTTTCATATTTTTCTCTTTATATAATTTTTATAATAATAAAACTATATCATGACGGATTTTGTTAAGTAAAATTTAAATACAATTATTTATAATATATAAAATTTAAATATATATTTTTTTTAATTATTTTAGAATATTATAAATATTTTATATAATTAAATTAAGTTATAATACTTATATTATAAATTTTTATAGTTATTTATATATACTTGTAGTTTAATTCTTATTCAGAGCTCTTTTTATTATATAAATATGGTGAAATTTATGAATTCTGAAGAAAAAATATTAATTGAAAATTTATTTAAAAAAATTAGTAAAGCAGAAAAAAAATTTTTTAAAAAAGATGAGGAGGCTAATAATTTAATAACAAAACTTTCAAAAAAAAATACTAACTCACATTATTATATGGTTCAATTTTTGTTAGTTCAAGATGAACTAATAGCAAGACTTAATAATTATGTGAATGAGTTGAAAAATGAAATGTCAAATTTAAAGAAATTTAAGAAAAATACTAAAAAAAGTTTTTTATCTAATTTTTTTAATTCTAAAGATAATAGTTCAACTGAAAAATTTAATAAAGAGAGTAATTTTAAAAAAGATAGTTTTAACAAAAAATATAATTATGAAAATAGTAATAATTATAGATATAATGAAAGTTTTGGTTGTTATGGAAATAATGGTAGTTTTTTAAGTAATGCTTTACAAACTGCTTCAGGAGTTGCTGGTGGTATTGTATTTGGAAATTTGTTAAGTAGTTTGTTTCATTCTAATAGATATGATTCAACTGTAATAAATGATGTTAATAATACTAATATTTTCAATTTAGAAAAAAATTCTGTAAACAATTTAGACAATGTTGAAAACTCTAGAGAGAATTTCTTAGTAGAAAATATAGATAGTTCTAAATTACAAAATATAGAAAAAAATAATTTTGATTTTAGCAATAAAGATTCTATAGAAAATGCAGAGGATAATTTTACAGAAAATGATTTTGTTTAAATAAAAAATTTGCATTTGTTAAGAAAATTTTCTTAATGATTAAACCAGCAATCTTTATTGCTGGTTTATTTTTTTTAAGTTTTATTTTGTATATATTTTTTTAGCCCTTCTGTAGAAGGATGTATTCCTTTTTTTTTGTTATTCCAGTCTGATGGACATACATAACCATTTTTTTTATGAAAGTTTAATGCATCTATCATTCTAATAATTTCTTTTACACTTCTTCCATAAGGTAAATCGTTAACAATTTCATGTTTTATTATTCCGTCAGAATCTATTAAAAAAGTTGCTCTTAGAGATATGCCTAGTTTTGGATGTTCTATTTCATATGATTTTTGAATTTCTTTTTTTATGTCAGAAACTATAATGTAATTTAAATTTCCTATTCCACCATTTTTAATAGAAATATTTTTCCATGTATAATGTGAATATATTGAATCACATGATACACCTATTATTTTTACATTATTTTTTTTAAATTTGTTGTAATGTTTATTAAATTCTATTATTTCTGTTGGACACACAAAAGTAAAATCCATAGGCCAAAAAAATAATACTGTTATATTGTTTTTTATATATTTTTTAAAATTAAAATTATCAATAATTTCATTATTTTTCAAAATAGCTGAAGAAACAAAATTAGGTGCTTGTTTAGTTACTAAAGTCATATATTTTCCTATAAATTTTTTGTATAATTATTTTTATATAAGAGTTTATTTTAAAAATTTTATTTAATTATTTATATATATTGAAATATGAAACAAATAATAACTTGGAGAAGTTTATTAAAGACTGAAAAAAAAAAAAAATATTTTTTAAAAATGTTAAAATTTTTAAAAAAAGAGAGAAAAAAAAGTATTATATATCCTTCTTGTAATGAAGTGTTTTCTGCTTTTAAATATACTAATTTTGATAAAATAAAAGTAGTTATAGTTGGTCAAGATCCATATAGTAATTTTAATCAAGCTAATGGTCTAGCTTTTTCTGTAAGATACGGTCAAAATATTCCCCCTTCTTTAAGAAATATATTTAAAGAACTTAAGTCAGATATAAAAAATTTTGTTTACCCATCTCATGGATTTTTAAAAAAATGGGCATTACAAGGTGTATTTTTGTTAAATTCTATTCTAACGGTGGAAAAAGATAAACCTGGTTCTCATAAAAAAATTGGGTGGTTAAATTTTACAAATGTTGTTATAAAAAAAATAAATAAATATAAAAAAAATGTTATTTTTTTATTATGGGGTAATTTTGCTAAACAAAAAATAAAATTTATAAATTTTAAAAAACATATTATATTAATTTCTTCTCATCCATCACCTTATTCAGCTTATAATGGTTTTATAGGATGTAAACATTTTTCTAAAGTAAACAATATTTTAACTAAATTAAAAAAGAAAAATATAAATTGGAATATATAATTTTTTTTTGATATTTTATTTTTACTTATTTTTTTTATTAAATTTTATATTTATTTTTTATATTTAAAATAGATTTTAATATTAAAGGTATTCCTTGTATAACAGCTTCATTATCTATTTTATTTTTTTTTATTTTTTTGTTTAATTTTTTTAACTTTTTTATTACTTTACTTATTTTTTTTAAAAACATTAGTAAATATGTTTTTTTTATATTTTTAATTTTTTTATTAGTTTCTTTTTTAATATTTTCTATAGAAGCTTGTTCTCTTAATGTTATTTCTTTTTCTAGTTTTTTTATTTTTTTAAATTTTTTGTTTAATTTTTTAATTTTATTTTTAATCTCTTTTTTTGTTTCTTTTTCTTTTTTTTTAATTTTGTGTTCTTTTATTTCTTGTTTATCAAAACTTTTTTTCATATTTTTCCTATTTTTAATAATATTAACAATTTTAATGTATTTTATTAAAATTTTAAATAATCTTTAATTAACATAAATAATGTTTTTGGAGCTGGCGGGACTCGAACCCGCGTCCAAATAATTTTTAATAAAGGTATTACATGTTTATTCTATTTTTTTTTTAAATTTTAATATAAATAGACGTATAACATAAAATCATAGTTCATTATATAAATTTTTTAATAAAAACATGAACAATTTTTATTATATCTCTTTTTTTTATGACCTTTTATATCTATTTTATAAGAGAATAATTAGATAATAAGGGCTTTATTAGTTTTTAGGCTGCTAAAGCATATTTTGTTTTGTTTGCATATATTTGTTTTCGGTTTTTAACGAGGCAACCGATCCTCGACATGAACCTTATATTTTAAAATTATTTGTCAAATCCTGAAACAGCCCCAATAAAATGTATATTAATTATTGCAAAAAAAAATGTTTATGTCTATGTTTTATTTTTAAATTTTTTACATAATAAATTAAAATATGTTAAAATTTAAGAATAATTTTTATATAAATAATTTATAGCGAAAAGTAAAATGAATGCATTAGAAAAAATAAAAAATCAAATAAAAAAAAATTCTATAATATTATATATGAAAGGTAGTATAAAATATCCTAGTTGTGGTTTTTCAGCTAAAGCTTGTGAAATAATTTCTATGTATACTACAAAATGTAAATATATAGATGTATTAAAAAATCCTGACATAAGAAAAGAACTTCCTATATTTTCTAATTGGCCTACTTTTCCTCAATTATGGATTAATGGAAAATTAGTTGGGGGTTGTGATATAATTATTAAATTATCTAAAACTGGAGAATTAAAAAGAATTTTACAAAATTTATAATATATAAGTAATTTAATTTAAAAATTTTAAGATATAACATTAAATTTTATAAATTTAATTTTAGATTTTTATTGTTATATCTATTTTATTTTAATTTTGTCAAATAGGCCATCCTCCTAATTTTTTCCATTTATTTACTATTTTACAAAATAAATTTGCTGTTTTAATTGCATCATATAATGCTGAATGAGCTTGTTTGTTGTCAAAATATATTCCTATATTCTTACAAGCTTTTGATAATACTGTTTGGCCTATAGCTAAACCGCTGAGAGTTGCTG
Coding sequences within it:
- the ung gene encoding uracil-DNA glycosylase — its product is MKQIITWRSLLKTEKKKKYFLKMLKFLKKERKKSIIYPSCNEVFSAFKYTNFDKIKVVIVGQDPYSNFNQANGLAFSVRYGQNIPPSLRNIFKELKSDIKNFVYPSHGFLKKWALQGVFLLNSILTVEKDKPGSHKKIGWLNFTNVVIKKINKYKKNVIFLLWGNFAKQKIKFINFKKHIILISSHPSPYSAYNGFIGCKHFSKVNNILTKLKKKNINWNI
- a CDS encoding DUF2076 domain-containing protein, with amino-acid sequence MNSEEKILIENLFKKISKAEKKFFKKDEEANNLITKLSKKNTNSHYYMVQFLLVQDELIARLNNYVNELKNEMSNLKKFKKNTKKSFLSNFFNSKDNSSTEKFNKESNFKKDSFNKKYNYENSNNYRYNESFGCYGNNGSFLSNALQTASGVAGGIVFGNLLSSLFHSNRYDSTVINDVNNTNIFNLEKNSVNNLDNVENSRENFLVENIDSSKLQNIEKNNFDFSNKDSIENAEDNFTENDFV
- a CDS encoding redoxin domain-containing protein, translated to MTLVTKQAPNFVSSAILKNNEIIDNFNFKKYIKNNITVLFFWPMDFTFVCPTEIIEFNKHYNKFKKNNVKIIGVSCDSIYSHYTWKNISIKNGGIGNLNYIIVSDIKKEIQKSYEIEHPKLGISLRATFLIDSDGIIKHEIVNDLPYGRSVKEIIRMIDALNFHKKNGYVCPSDWNNKKKGIHPSTEGLKKYIQNKT
- the gyrA gene encoding DNA gyrase subunit A, encoding MKNISKNIIKVYIEKELTNSYLDYAMSVIIGRALPDVRDGLKPVHRRILFAMNILKNFYNKPYKKSARIVGDVIGKYHPHGDSAVYEAIVRMAQPFSLRYMLIKGQGNFGSIDGDSAAAMRYTEIKMSKISHEFLNDLNKDTVKFISNYDDTEKIPIVLPTKIPNLLINGSSGIAVGMATNIPPHNLNEIIDGCLKYLDNKKISLKKLMKIIPGPDFPTAGIIYGSEGIKKAYKTGKGKIYIRAKSIIKKNKKTKKEFIVIKEIPYQVNKSKLIEKISELIKEKKIEGISTLRDESDKDGMRIVIEIKREAIAEVILNKLYLLSKLQISFGINMVALYNGKPKIMSLKEILDAFLYHRKEIVTRRSIFELKKNNKKSHLLEGFIIAVNNIDCIINIIKKSNKTSYIKNILIKKKWKFHKNNFYNMYLEKNKLLKKCKIVKKNEMKEEYSLTKKQVKAILNLKLSKITNLENKKICEKYKNILSKIKYLINILNNKNKLVEVIKKELLETKNCFGDIRRTRIKHNASKINIEDIITKKDVVVTLSNSGYVKYQPLSDYNAQKRGGKGKLAAKIKEKDFIECLLVTNTHDIILCFSSKGIIYWMKVYQLPSSSRNTRGKPIINLLPLSFNERITAILPLSKYSENKNIFMATSNGIVKKTTLTKFKKQRNSGIIAINLSKGDELIGVSLTNGQNTIMLFTSHGKVVHFSEKHVRKMGRTAAGVRGIKINKKDKVVSLIVPKKNGEILTVTKNGYGKRTKISEFPIKSRATRGIISTKITKKNGVVIASIQVTKKNEIIIITNSGVLVRTRVSEIGILSRNTQGVILIRTNKKAKVVAIQKVTIPYSEKNV
- the grpE gene encoding nucleotide exchange factor GrpE encodes the protein MKKSFDKQEIKEHKIKKKEKETKKEIKNKIKKLNKKFKKIKKLEKEITLREQASIENIKKETNKKIKNIKKTYLLMFLKKISKVIKKLKKLNKKIKKNKIDNEAVIQGIPLILKSILNIKNKYKI
- a CDS encoding acetate/propionate family kinase gives rise to the protein MKNLILVLNCGSSSVKFSIIDPINEKKFLEGEVSSLNLPISYIKCITKHKNFYEKKNYKMSHKDAINFIIKKILLKYNKKLFSSVIGIGHRVVNGGDKFKKSVIINNSVLKHLEELISLAPIHNPLNLIGIKQILKYFPNLYKKNVAVFDTSFHSSLPKRAYLYAIPNKFFYKHKIRKYGAHGISCTYILKKFSKITKKKLSELNVIICHLGSGSSVSVIKNGFCIDTSMGFTPLEGLVMGTRSGDIDPSIIFYMNEELKLEIKQIKEILNNKSGIIGLNEKSSDFRYSEKKYFISKRSKISIDIFCYRLVKYISSYFFLINKNIDALIFTGGIGENSKLMREITISKLNSLNFFVDKNKNDIYCKDFSFINKENSIPILVIKTNEEIIIAKDTFDLI
- the grxD gene encoding Grx4 family monothiol glutaredoxin yields the protein MNALEKIKNQIKKNSIILYMKGSIKYPSCGFSAKACEIISMYTTKCKYIDVLKNPDIRKELPIFSNWPTFPQLWINGKLVGGCDIIIKLSKTGELKRILQNL
- the pta gene encoding phosphate acetyltransferase, with protein sequence MSRSIIFIPIGNNVHLTDIIYNFFSFVTKKKFSSFFFKILHEKTKNNFLDDTTNFFLKKKINNFINPTLIKNLEMLENDSEYSFLLEKSIKKYSSIKNLADIILIEGINTKKNSLIERSFNINFAKSINAKIIFISNFNKIFNGINFDIMNKIVLKDFSYSKESILGVIINKYNKKKDIINSFRSKFCIDNKYDKKIEYIKEIKKKYNLHVLFNLLGIFIYKIKSKRICVSKILKYLNLKYLYDKKTFLRKIKFFIFNNINIKRSKKFYKYHFFIIDVNDKNTLKDFFFIVNNNYKIGSVLFICNNKNTRKLTYLFLDFYKKKIPIFVTKKSLIELIEKIKCCTYFKNIIFSNKNNLFKKNVFNFNINKFIKLIFNKIKNKFLTSFFFKYNLKEKAKSLDHKIIFPEGYEPRILKAVSLCSEKKIANCILLGDPNIIKKVSKKNNIILDKNIQIINPYKIRNNYIDFFIKSRLPKHLDKNSAKEMLKDNCVLATLMLKNNEIDCLISGCTNTTANTIRPAFQIIKTKKTSSLISSFFFMLLNDRVIIYADCAINPNPNYVQLAEIAIETANSALKFGMLPRIAMISYSTKSSGYGPLVDKVNEATLLVKKNRPDLLIDGPVQYDVAISSSISKLKKYNSAIAGKANIFIFPDLNTGNSVYKAVQNATQSTSIGPILQGINKPVNDLSRGATVEDIVYTTAVTSIQFLNN